The window CCAGTTCGTCCGCCAGCACGTCGATCACCGTGGCGCCTCCCATGGCGGCGAACAGCAGGGCGGTGATGTTCAGCGGATGGGCGATGCCGCGGCTGAGCGCCCAGCCGACCGGAACGGCGGCGGCAAGCGCGAGGCGCTGATAGCCCGAAGGGCGCTCGTCGGGCGCGTGGACGCGCGCGCTGAGGAAGAAATGGAGCCCGATCCCACCTGTATAGGCCGCCAGCCAGGCGGCGCTGCGTTCGCCATAGTCGGCAAGGACGAAGCCGACCGCGAGCCTGTAGAGCATGGCACGGCCGATATGCACCGCGCTCGCTGCGTTGCGCTGTTCCTTCCGGTCCAGCCGTGTCGCCCACAGGTCGAGCGCATGATAGGCCGACAGGCCGACCAGCGCCACGAAGAACACCAGGCGGTCCGCCTCCAGTTCGTCGCTGGCGGCACCCTACCAGGTCGACAGCAGCGGCAGCACGATGACGAAGACATAGGCAACGCCGACCCCGCCGGCGAACGACCGCAACCGGTCCGACGCCGCCGGTCCGTCCTGCCGCGCCATATGCGTTCCAGCGAGGAACAGGGCTGCCAGGAAGGTGAGGCCCACCGCGTCAGTCCAGCGCCGGCTCGCGGGCGTTTTCCTCCTTGGTGAGCAAGAGGTAGAGCGCGGGTACCACGAACAGCGCGAGGATCGTCGCCGAGATCAGGCCGAAGATGATGACCAGCGTCAGCGGCCGGTACGCGTCGCTGCTGATCGTCAGGGGGATGAGGCCGATGATCGTCGTGACCGAGGTCGTGACGACCGGGCGGAGGCGCCGCGCCGATCCTGCCGCCGCCGCCTCAACGATCGAGGCACCGCCCTGCAACTCGCGGTTCATCGTGTCGACCATGATGATGCCGGTGTTGATGACGATGCCGATCAGCGAAACGAGCCCGATCATCGCGAAGAACGAGAAGGACAGGCCGAACACGAAGAAGCCGACGAACGCGCCGATCATCGCGAGCGGCATGGTCGCGACGATGATGAACGCCTGCGCGAAGCTGTCGAACATGATGACCAGCACGCCGATCATCAGCATGATCGCCACGACCAGCGCGACGCCGGCCGATCCGAACGTCTCGCCTGTATCCTCCGCCTCGCCGCCGATGCGATAGCGATAGCCTTGGGGCCAGCCCGCCTGCATCTCCTCCAGCCTCGGTTCCAGGTCGCCGACGATCTCGGTGACGGTGCGGCCCTGGTTGCGCGCCAGCACGGTCAGCGCGCGCTCGCCGCCGGCATGGCTGATGGCGACGGGCCCTTCGCCCATGCCGGGCTTGATGAGCTGGGTCAGCGCCACCGGCCGCCCCTGTGGGGTGAAGGCGCGGATCATCGCCAGTTCGGATAGGTCGCGCGGCGGCCCCGCCTCGCCGGGGTTGCTCGGCCATTCGGTGCCGAGGCGGATCTCGATATCGTCCTCTGCGGGGCCAGTGCCGAAATCGCCGATCTCGTCGGAGCTGAACGCGGCGCGCAGCTGCCCTGCCAGATCGCCGTGCGCGATGCCGAAGAAATCCGCCGCCTCGCGATCGGGCTGGACGTTGATCTCCGGGTTGAGGACGATGTTGTCGCGCACGTCCGTCACGCCGCCACCCTTGCGCAACGCGGCCTGCACCTGCCGCGACATGCGCCGCAGCGTGTCGATGTCGGGCCCCTCGATCTCGATCTCGATCGGATCGCCGGGATTGGGGGAGAGCTGCTGCGGCACGACCTGGAGCACGGCGCCGGCGACGTTGCGTTGCAGCCAGCCGGCCAGTTCGTGCCGCAGATCCTCGGCCAGTTCGTAGGACAAGCCGTCGCGATCGCCCCGGTCGGCGAAGATGCTGGAAAAGCCGATGAAGTTCTCCGCCTCGTCCGGCTGGAGTTGGCCGGCGACCGATCCGGCCGCGAACGGGCTCTTGCGCCCGGTCAGCATCACCGTATTGCGCAGGTAGGCCTTCTCGCGGATGATCTCGCCAACCGCGTCGGCCACCTTTTGCGTCTCCGCCAGCGGGGTGGTGGGCGGCAGTTCGATGTTGATGCCGAGCTGGTCGGCATCGGCCATCGGGAACAGCTCGACCCGTGTCTGCGTGAACGCCACCGCCGACAGGGCGAAGACGCCAAACGCGCCGAACACCCAGATCTTCGCGCGCCGCTTGCTGCCGAGCACGTGCTTGGTGTTCCACGCCTCCAGCCAGTCCATCGCCTTGCGCGTCACCCGGTCGGCGCGGCTTTCCGTATCCTCGTCCCCGTCGTCTTCGGGCGGCTTCAGCAGCCAGCGCGCCAGCGGCATCGCCGCGAACAGCGCCAGCACGAACGCGATCACCAGGCACAGTACCGTCGTCAGCGGCAGGATGCGGATGAACGTGCCCGCGACCCCACCGATCGACATCAGCGGGACGAGCGCGAGGATGGTGGTGATCTGCGCGGCGAAGGCGGGCTTGCCGTAGCGCGCAAAGGTGCGCAGCACCGCCTGCCCGAATGTCGCCTTCTGCACGTAGATCTCGTCGTGCAGCCCTTCCATCATGATGATGAACACGTCGATGATGAGCACCAGCGCGATCACCATGCCGATGATGACCAGCTCGTTCAGCGTCTGCCCCATCAACAGCAGGAACAGCAGCACGCCCGCGAAGGTGATCGGGATCGACAGGCCGGTGATGAGCGCCTCGCGCCATGCGATCGTTATGAACAGGATGACGAAGACGATCAGCATCGACTGGAGACCGCTGACGAACACCTCGCCCAGCGACGACCAGATGTCCTCCGCGCCGTCCTGCACCACCCGATAGTCGACGCCCTGCGCCCATTCCGGTCCGCCGCGCATCTCGCGGATGATGTCGAGCACCTGCCCGACCACCTCCACCGTATCGGCACCCGGCGTCTTGGTGATCGACACCTCCAGCGCCGGCACATAAGGCCGTCCGCCCGCCGTAAAGGCGGCGCGCGTCTCCTCGCGCTCGATCGTGCGGCGAACCTTGGCGACCTCGTCCAGCCGCACCGCGCGGGCGGTGACGTTGCCCTGCTGCTGGCGTGCCACGGGCAGCGCGCGCAGGTCGTCCAGGTCGCGGAACCGCCCCTCCAGCCGCACCACCGCGCCGATCGCCGCACTCCGTATCTCGCCGAAGGGCTGTTCGACGTTGGCGCCCGTTACCGCGTCGCGCACCGCGGTCGCCGACACACCGAGCGCCAGCATCCGGTCGGGCTGGAGCAGGATCTGCACCACCTCCTCCCGCTCGCCGCCCAGCGTCACCTCGTCGACGCCGGTGACGCGTTCCAGCCGGTCCTGCACGTCGCGCCCGAGCTGGCTGAGCGTGCGCGCGTCGACCGATCCGGTCAGCGCCAGCGTCAGGATCGGCCGGTCGTCGACCGTGACCTGCGTCACCGTCGGCTGCTCCGCCGCCTCGGGCAGCTCCGCCTCGGCATCGGATACCGCGGCGCGCAGTTCGGCCATCGCGGTCTCGGAATTGACCGACGCCTCGAACTCGACCGAGATGACGGAGAAACTGTCATAGGAGGCGCTGTCGATCGACCGCACGCCCGACAGGCTGGTCAGCTCGTCCTCGATATTGTCGGTCACCTGCTCCTCGATCGAGCGCGCGTCGGCGCCGGGCCATGTGGTGGTGATCGTCGCACGCGGGATGTCGAGGTCGGGCAGCGCCTCCTTGGTCAGCATGCCATAGGCGAAGAGGCCGCCGACCGTCAGCACGGCCACCAGCAGGATCGCGAAGGTAGTCTTGAGGAAGAAGAAGCGCGCCAGCGGCGATGCGTCGCGCACCTCGTCGCTTTCCTGCGGGCGATCCGTCTCGCGGGCCTCGTCGCCGTCCTGCGGGCGATCCGCCTCCTGCGCGTCCCCCTCGGATTCGTCCCGATCGGACGCGCTCATCGCGCCCGATCCGCGTCGTCGCGCTTGGGCGGCAGCAGCCGGATGCGCTGTTCGTCGTTGAGCTGCGACCGGCCATCGGTCACCACGCGTTCGCCGGCGCGAAGGCCGTCGAGCACGACGTGCCGCCCCCCGCCCTGCGCCCCCAGCCGGATCGGCCGCTCGCGCGCGACGCCGTTTTGCGCGTCGACCACGAACACGAACGGCCGGTCGTTGCGATAGCGGACGCTGTCGAGCGGAATGGTCGGCTTCTCCTCGCCGACCGGCCGCGCGATCCACAAGGCGACGAACTCGCCGTCCTGCACCGGCGGGCGCGGGGTGGTGGTGCGCACGATCACCTCAAACGTGCGTGTTTCCGGATCGAGCGAGGCGCCGATCGCATGGACGCGGCCACGCACGCGGTAGCTGGCCACGGGCAGCGGCGGCCCGGCCTCGCGCCCATAGCGTTCGTCGCCCCGGCCCGCGCCTGCCTGCTCCTGGCCGAGGCCGACCAGCACCTCGCTGCCGACGCGGATCTGGCGGAACTCGCTCGCGGGCAGTTCGGCGGTGATCTCGAAGCTGGACGGATCGATCACCACCGCCGGCACGCTGCGCAGCGCCGATTGCTCGTCCGTGCCCTGTACCGCCTGGGGCGAGAACAGGCGTCCCCGCTCGACATTCAGCCGGGCCAGAACGCCGTCGATCGGCGACACCAGCCGGGTCTCGGAGAAGATCACGCGCTGCTGGTCGGCACGGGCGCGGTTGGTGGTCGCCTGCGCGTCGGCACGGCGCTTGGCGGCCAGCGCCTGCTCATACTCGGCGCGTGCCTGGTCGAACTCCTGCGGCGAAGCCGAGCCCCGCGCGCGCAGCGTCCGGAACCGTTCCATCGCCAGGCGCGCGACCTCCAGCGTCGCATCCGCCTCGCGCTGCGCCGCGCGTGACGCGGCGACCTCGGACCGCGCCGCCACCAGGTCCGATCGCACCCGGTCGGGCTCCAGGTTGGCGATCAGCTGGCCGCGCCGCACCGGCCTGCCGATCTCCAGCGCCGGATCGACATAGGTGACGCGGCCCTCGCCAGTGAAGCTCAGGAACTCGCGCCGTACCGCGCGCGCCGTGCCCTGGCCATAGGTCCACGCCTGCACCGTGCGAACCTCGACCGGCACGGCGCGGACGCTGACCACGTCGTCGTCGGCGGAACCGTTGTCCGCCTCCTCGCCGGAGGAACCGCAGGCGGCGAGGCCCAGCAGCAGGAAGGTCGCGAACGGGCGGAGGGCGATGGTCACTTGGGTGTCTCCGCCAGCGTGACGTCGGGCGCTTCCTCGAAGCCGCCGCCGAGCGCCAGATGCAGGTTGATCCGATTGTCGAGCCGCGCACGCCGCGCGGACAGATAGGCGCCGCGGCTGTCGAGCGCCTGTTGCTGGCTTTCCTGCACCGCGATGAAGGGGTCGATGCCCTCGCGATAGCGATCGAAGGCGACACGCGCCGCGGTTTCCGCCGCCACCGCGGCCTCCAGCGCGAACCGCTCGCGATCCACCAGATGGCGGTCGACCGACAGCGCGATCTCCACCTCGGACAGCGCCCGCAGCGCGACCTCGGCATAGGCTTCCAGCGCCTGCTTGCGCGCGCCCTCCGCCTGGATCACCTGCGCACGTAGCCGCCCGCCCTGGAAGATCGGCTGAAGCACGCTGCCCGCGATCGACCAGATCAGCGACCCCGGCGCGAACAGCCGGTCGAGGCTGTTGCCGACGGTGCCGATATTGCCGCTCAGCGACAGGCCGGGCAGGAACGACCGCTGCGCCGCGGTGAGACGAAATCCCGCCGCGCGCAGCGCCAGTTCGGCGGCGGCGACGTCCGGCCGGCGCGCCAGCAGGTCGGCG of the Sphingomonas adhaesiva genome contains:
- a CDS encoding efflux RND transporter permease subunit produces the protein MSASDRDESEGDAQEADRPQDGDEARETDRPQESDEVRDASPLARFFFLKTTFAILLVAVLTVGGLFAYGMLTKEALPDLDIPRATITTTWPGADARSIEEQVTDNIEDELTSLSGVRSIDSASYDSFSVISVEFEASVNSETAMAELRAAVSDAEAELPEAAEQPTVTQVTVDDRPILTLALTGSVDARTLSQLGRDVQDRLERVTGVDEVTLGGEREEVVQILLQPDRMLALGVSATAVRDAVTGANVEQPFGEIRSAAIGAVVRLEGRFRDLDDLRALPVARQQQGNVTARAVRLDEVAKVRRTIEREETRAAFTAGGRPYVPALEVSITKTPGADTVEVVGQVLDIIREMRGGPEWAQGVDYRVVQDGAEDIWSSLGEVFVSGLQSMLIVFVILFITIAWREALITGLSIPITFAGVLLFLLLMGQTLNELVIIGMVIALVLIIDVFIIMMEGLHDEIYVQKATFGQAVLRTFARYGKPAFAAQITTILALVPLMSIGGVAGTFIRILPLTTVLCLVIAFVLALFAAMPLARWLLKPPEDDGDEDTESRADRVTRKAMDWLEAWNTKHVLGSKRRAKIWVFGAFGVFALSAVAFTQTRVELFPMADADQLGINIELPPTTPLAETQKVADAVGEIIREKAYLRNTVMLTGRKSPFAAGSVAGQLQPDEAENFIGFSSIFADRGDRDGLSYELAEDLRHELAGWLQRNVAGAVLQVVPQQLSPNPGDPIEIEIEGPDIDTLRRMSRQVQAALRKGGGVTDVRDNIVLNPEINVQPDREAADFFGIAHGDLAGQLRAAFSSDEIGDFGTGPAEDDIEIRLGTEWPSNPGEAGPPRDLSELAMIRAFTPQGRPVALTQLIKPGMGEGPVAISHAGGERALTVLARNQGRTVTEIVGDLEPRLEEMQAGWPQGYRYRIGGEAEDTGETFGSAGVALVVAIMLMIGVLVIMFDSFAQAFIIVATMPLAMIGAFVGFFVFGLSFSFFAMIGLVSLIGIVINTGIIMVDTMNRELQGGASIVEAAAAGSARRLRPVVTTSVTTIIGLIPLTISSDAYRPLTLVIIFGLISATILALFVVPALYLLLTKEENAREPALD
- a CDS encoding efflux RND transporter periplasmic adaptor subunit; translated protein: MTIALRPFATFLLLGLAACGSSGEEADNGSADDDVVSVRAVPVEVRTVQAWTYGQGTARAVRREFLSFTGEGRVTYVDPALEIGRPVRRGQLIANLEPDRVRSDLVAARSEVAASRAAQREADATLEVARLAMERFRTLRARGSASPQEFDQARAEYEQALAAKRRADAQATTNRARADQQRVIFSETRLVSPIDGVLARLNVERGRLFSPQAVQGTDEQSALRSVPAVVIDPSSFEITAELPASEFRQIRVGSEVLVGLGQEQAGAGRGDERYGREAGPPLPVASYRVRGRVHAIGASLDPETRTFEVIVRTTTPRPPVQDGEFVALWIARPVGEEKPTIPLDSVRYRNDRPFVFVVDAQNGVARERPIRLGAQGGGRHVVLDGLRAGERVVTDGRSQLNDEQRIRLLPPKRDDADRAR